The Mesorhizobium sp. AR10 genome includes the window GCGAGCTTTGCATCGCCGGCATCGATCGGCACAATCTCAATTTCGGCCTCTCGGAGAAAGGCCTCTATGGCGGCTTCCGCGACAGGCGGCTCGACGGCAAGCATCGTGGAGAGCCGCATGGCCGCTTCAAGCACCACCAGCGCAGAGGTTATCCTTCGCGGTGCTGCCTCAATGCGGTTGCTCCAATCACCGGCATCCTCTTCTCCTGAAAGAATTGCGACAACCACTGAGGTGTCGACAAACATCAGGGATGCCCCCACATGTCGTCGATCTCATCCTTGTTGACAGCGCGGCCGCCCTCGCCTGCCCTGGCTTTGAATTCGTTGGCAATGACAGCGAGGCGTTCGGCCAGGGGAACGCGTCCGCTTTCGCGCTTCAACTCGGATTCAAGCGCTTCGATGACCGCCTCGGTCATCGAAATCTTGCGTTTAGCGGCAAGCTCTCGTGCCAGTGCGCGCGCACGCGGATCCCTGATCTGGAGATTCATTTTGCCGATCCTCAGCGAACGTTCGTCATTGCAATATAGTGCACTTGTCATGACAAAGCCACAGATGGCTAACTTGTTGCTTGAGAATGATCTTTTCCGAAAACCGGTTCCCACTTTTCGGGATCAAGTTCTGCCGTACAGCATCTCGTCCTGCAGCCGGCGCAAGGCGAACAGCCTGGTCGTCTGGTCGGGCGCGGCGTTGCCGGCGGTCAGCAGTTCGCCCTTCCTGACAGGTTTCAGCACCTTGCCGCCTTCGAGCAGGCCGACGGGCATGGCGCGATGGGCGCGGGCTTCCTCGACCGTCATGGTCCAGGAGCGGTAGCAGGTCTCGCCGATGGCATCGAAGGTCTCTCCGGCCGCCAGATCGCGCTTGGCGACGGCGCAGACCTCCGCAACCGGCCGCGGCAACGGCACCATGTCCGGCCGGCCGTAAAGCGCGATGCGGGCGGCGGTCAGCGGCACTTCCAGCGAGGTCAGGTGATACGGCCGGAAGAAGCTATAGTAGGGACCGTGGCCGATATGCAGATCGTCCATGCGCTCGATGATACGCGGATGCGTCGCCTCGACGATGACGAAGACGCCGGGCGCCACACCCTTGCCGACCGTGTAGTCGACGACGCCCTTCTTCGACAGGATGCCGCCGGCCTCGCGCGGGATGAGCACCTTTGCCAACTCGTCGCGATCGGCCTTGGGGCCGTGCATGCCCGGAACGTCAGGCACCAGCCCGGTGGCATTGGCGATGGCGCACATCTCGACCATGGTCTTGGAGCCGTCGACGAACTCGACCAGCATGCGCGGGTTCATGTTGCGACGGAGCGCTTCGTCGCGATAGTCGTCGGGAACGGCGTCATGGTTGAGCGGATTGTTCTTGCCCTTGCCGGCCGACACGATGGTGTAGCCGAGCGCTGAAGCGAACTCAATCAGCTCCATGCAGCTCGACGGCTCGTCGCCGGCGCCGACCGAATAGACGACGCCGAGCCGGTCGGCCTGCTGCTTCAGGTAGCAGCCGATGGTGACGTCGGCCTCGACGTTCATCATCACCAGATGCTTGCCGTGCTCCATCGCCTTCAGGTCGAAATCAGCGGCAACACCGGGCTTGCCAGTGGCGTCGATGACGACGTCGATCAGCGGGTTGGTGACCAGCAACTCATTCGAGGTGATGGCGATCTTGCCGCTCTCGATCGCCTGGGTGACATTCGATGCGGTGTCCGCTTCG containing:
- a CDS encoding NAD(P)H-dependent oxidoreductase, whose translation is MTNVALIGLARDLAKRAAEGRPVRIGIIGSGEMGTDLVTQGMLMPGISVCAVSTRRPHTARDAIRIAYGDEAMAVEADTASNVTQAIESGKIAITSNELLVTNPLIDVVIDATGKPGVAADFDLKAMEHGKHLVMMNVEADVTIGCYLKQQADRLGVVYSVGAGDEPSSCMELIEFASALGYTIVSAGKGKNNPLNHDAVPDDYRDEALRRNMNPRMLVEFVDGSKTMVEMCAIANATGLVPDVPGMHGPKADRDELAKVLIPREAGGILSKKGVVDYTVGKGVAPGVFVIVEATHPRIIERMDDLHIGHGPYYSFFRPYHLTSLEVPLTAARIALYGRPDMVPLPRPVAEVCAVAKRDLAAGETFDAIGETCYRSWTMTVEEARAHRAMPVGLLEGGKVLKPVRKGELLTAGNAAPDQTTRLFALRRLQDEMLYGRT
- a CDS encoding type II toxin-antitoxin system VapB family antitoxin; protein product: MNLQIRDPRARALARELAAKRKISMTEAVIEALESELKRESGRVPLAERLAVIANEFKARAGEGGRAVNKDEIDDMWGHP
- a CDS encoding type II toxin-antitoxin system VapC family toxin — translated: MFVDTSVVVAILSGEEDAGDWSNRIEAAPRRITSALVVLEAAMRLSTMLAVEPPVAEAAIEAFLREAEIEIVPIDAGDAKLAIQAFSDYGKGRGHPAQLNLADCLSYACAKGRGFALLYKGNDFSHTDLA